The following proteins are encoded in a genomic region of Tenacibaculum sp. 190524A05c:
- a CDS encoding undecaprenyl-diphosphate phosphatase: MNIIEAIILGIIQGLTEFLPVSSSGHLELAKAILGDTSVPEESLTFTVVLHFATALSTLVIFRKEVAEIFKGLFQFKWNEEFQFSLKIVISMIPAVIVGLFFEEQLESLFGGKILFVGFMLLVTAVLLLLADRAKNTDKSVSFSNSLVIGISQAIAMLPGISRSGATISTSVLLGIDRTKAAKFSFLMVVPLIFGKIAKDILGGDINFQSSEIIPMSAGFVSAFVAGLLACQWMIALVKRSKLSYFSIYCAVVGIIAIVYSLLN, encoded by the coding sequence ATGAACATTATTGAAGCTATTATCCTTGGAATTATTCAAGGACTTACCGAGTTTTTACCAGTATCATCAAGCGGGCATTTAGAATTAGCAAAAGCCATTTTAGGAGACACTTCTGTTCCTGAAGAAAGTTTAACCTTTACTGTAGTTTTACACTTTGCAACTGCATTAAGTACACTAGTTATTTTTAGAAAAGAAGTTGCTGAAATATTTAAAGGATTATTTCAATTTAAATGGAATGAAGAATTTCAATTTTCATTAAAAATTGTAATCTCTATGATTCCAGCGGTAATTGTTGGTTTATTTTTTGAAGAACAACTTGAATCTTTATTTGGAGGAAAAATACTATTTGTAGGCTTTATGTTGTTAGTAACTGCAGTTTTATTATTACTTGCAGATAGAGCTAAAAATACAGACAAAAGTGTTTCTTTTTCAAATTCATTAGTTATTGGTATTTCACAAGCCATTGCTATGCTTCCAGGAATTTCAAGATCTGGTGCTACTATTTCTACTTCGGTTTTACTTGGGATTGATAGAACTAAAGCAGCTAAATTTTCTTTCTTAATGGTTGTTCCATTAATTTTTGGAAAAATAGCTAAAGATATATTAGGAGGAGATATTAATTTTCAATCTTCTGAAATCATTCCAATGTCAGCAGGTTTTGTTTCAGCTTTTGTTGCGGGATTATTAGCTTGTCAATGGATGATTGCTTTAGTGAAAAGAAGTAAGCTTTCTTACTTTTCGATTTACTGTGCCGTTGTAGGTATTATTGCTATCGTATATTCTTTACTTAATTAA
- the truB gene encoding tRNA pseudouridine(55) synthase TruB gives MNTVEDFKDGKVLLIDKPLEWTSFQVVNKLRWHIRKQFDIKKIKVGHAGTLDPLATGLLIICTGKQTKSIETYQGQIKEYTGTIVLGSTTPSYDLETEINETFPTDHITDDLIHKTTEQFVGKIQQKPPIFSAIKKDGKRLYELARQGKTTEIKSREIEIREFEITNINFPNVEFRVVCSKGTYIRSLANDFGVALNSGAHLSVLRRTKIGEFSVDNAQSIDGFIQSLTS, from the coding sequence ATGAATACTGTTGAAGATTTTAAAGACGGTAAGGTTTTACTTATCGATAAACCTCTTGAATGGACGTCTTTTCAGGTAGTAAATAAGCTTCGTTGGCATATTCGTAAGCAATTTGATATAAAAAAGATAAAAGTTGGTCATGCCGGAACTTTAGATCCTCTTGCTACTGGTTTGTTAATTATTTGTACAGGGAAACAAACTAAAAGTATTGAAACCTATCAAGGGCAAATTAAAGAATACACAGGAACTATTGTTTTGGGATCTACAACACCTAGCTATGATTTAGAAACTGAAATTAACGAAACGTTTCCTACAGATCATATCACTGATGATTTAATTCATAAAACTACCGAACAATTCGTTGGGAAAATTCAGCAGAAACCACCAATCTTTTCGGCAATTAAGAAAGACGGGAAACGCTTGTACGAATTAGCACGACAAGGAAAAACTACTGAAATCAAATCCAGAGAAATTGAAATTCGAGAATTCGAGATTACCAATATCAATTTCCCAAATGTTGAATTTAGAGTTGTTTGTAGCAAAGGAACTTACATTAGATCTTTAGCAAACGATTTTGGTGTTGCCTTAAATTCAGGAGCTCATTTATCTGTTTTACGTCGTACTAAAATTGGTGAATTCTCAGTTGATAACGCACAAAGCATTGATGGATTTATTCAGAGTTTAACTTCTTAA
- a CDS encoding T9SS type A sorting domain-containing protein, which produces MKKTILPLFILLTTVFSSHAQDVPFTQRLSSEQTSVRGNITFVSNNIVNRKDNSFSPNDSYDGDGVNGQLNVQYIDIDNDDTTFSSSSSSLNLPSCSKVVYAGLYWSAVYAYETWEGQEARSGDYRNIKFKLPGQEYQDITSDEIIYDNGIATQRPYVCYKDMTSSVVELANPNGDYFAANIRGTVGLDSNNGLGGTAGWILVVIYENSNEKERYISLFDGFSTVDGASNSDVLFSGIQTSPTGPVKVKAMVAALEGDQSITGDRFQLKDTNGVYKNVFNQTNSQDNFFNSSITQYDTSVASRNPASTNTLGFDVDLFDIDNSQNDLIVNNQSTVEARFTTSGDVYWPFLSAIAIEVADAKSLAINTIDVTSTGNAASGKIVVRAEGGIEGYTYSINDGEYQSSNSFFDLEEGSYKVTVQDANGCISDPTTVTIDKIVIDNTVTQVSDVLEASYKSANSYQWIDVDMNEAISGATQATYQPTKSGRYQVEMVINQTSTEVVNKTTVNKSSTQTVLSPVIEFNSGVLGVDDVNEKMLKVYPNPASNVLILPIELLNKEYKIYSILGKEVQSSKISTEEIKVHQLAKGVYILKVKGYQSLRFVKK; this is translated from the coding sequence ATGAAAAAAACTATACTCCCATTATTTATTTTATTAACTACAGTATTCAGTTCGCATGCACAGGATGTACCGTTTACACAACGATTATCATCTGAACAGACTTCAGTAAGAGGTAATATTACGTTTGTTTCAAACAATATTGTGAACCGAAAAGACAATTCATTTTCACCAAATGATTCCTACGATGGAGATGGTGTTAATGGTCAACTCAATGTGCAGTACATTGATATTGACAATGATGACACAACGTTTTCATCTTCAAGTTCATCGTTAAATCTTCCAAGTTGTTCTAAGGTTGTTTACGCAGGTTTATATTGGTCTGCAGTTTATGCCTATGAAACTTGGGAAGGACAGGAAGCGAGATCAGGCGATTACCGAAACATTAAGTTCAAGTTACCTGGACAAGAATACCAAGATATTACAAGTGACGAAATCATTTATGATAATGGTATAGCAACACAGCGTCCTTATGTATGCTATAAGGATATGACTTCTTCTGTTGTTGAATTGGCCAATCCTAACGGAGATTATTTTGCGGCTAATATCCGAGGTACAGTAGGTCTTGATTCTAATAATGGATTAGGAGGAACAGCGGGTTGGATTTTAGTTGTGATTTATGAAAATTCAAATGAGAAAGAAAGGTACATCTCATTATTTGATGGGTTTTCAACTGTAGATGGAGCAAGTAATTCAGATGTTTTATTTTCTGGTATTCAAACTTCTCCTACAGGTCCTGTAAAAGTTAAAGCTATGGTTGCTGCTTTAGAAGGAGATCAATCAATTACTGGTGATCGCTTTCAGCTGAAAGATACCAATGGCGTATACAAGAATGTATTCAATCAAACTAACAGTCAGGATAACTTTTTTAACAGTTCTATTACACAATACGATACTAGTGTAGCTAGTAGAAATCCTGCTAGTACAAATACTTTAGGGTTTGATGTTGATTTATTCGATATTGATAACTCTCAGAATGATTTAATTGTAAATAATCAGTCTACAGTTGAAGCAAGATTTACCACAAGTGGAGATGTGTATTGGCCATTTTTAAGTGCAATTGCTATTGAGGTTGCTGATGCAAAATCTCTTGCAATTAATACCATTGATGTAACTTCTACGGGTAATGCTGCAAGTGGAAAAATTGTAGTTAGAGCAGAAGGAGGAATCGAAGGGTATACGTATAGTATTAATGATGGTGAATACCAAAGTTCTAATAGTTTCTTTGATTTAGAAGAAGGTTCATATAAAGTTACGGTTCAAGATGCAAATGGATGTATTTCGGATCCAACAACTGTTACAATAGATAAAATCGTAATTGATAATACTGTAACTCAGGTTTCTGATGTATTAGAAGCATCTTATAAGAGCGCGAATTCATATCAGTGGATTGATGTTGATATGAATGAAGCAATTTCTGGAGCAACTCAAGCTACGTATCAACCAACTAAATCTGGAAGATATCAAGTAGAAATGGTTATCAATCAAACTTCAACTGAAGTGGTAAATAAAACTACAGTAAACAAAAGTTCTACACAAACAGTTTTATCTCCTGTAATCGAATTTAATTCTGGAGTTTTAGGTGTGGATGATGTTAACGAGAAGATGTTAAAGGTATATCCAAATCCTGCATCTAACGTTTTAATATTACCTATTGAATTACTAAATAAAGAATATAAGATATATTCAATTTTAGGTAAAGAAGTTCAATCTAGTAAAATTTCAACTGAAGAAATTAAAGTTCACCAATTAGCAAAAGGAGTATATATTCTTAAGGTAAAAGGATATCAATCTTTGCGTTTTGTGAAAAAATAA